The Mastacembelus armatus chromosome 20, fMasArm1.2, whole genome shotgun sequence DNA segment gattggttccagccCTCCATTACCCTCTACAAAATAAGCAGTATAGCTATGCTCATGTTTCTTTCCCCattggtttgtgttttattgatctTGCCTCAGTTCCAGGTCTCAGCAATTAACATCAtgagtaatatttttttttttaatttaaaatgatgaacacaactaaaaaaaaaacctaaattgTAACAAAGCAGAATTATCCTTTAAGCAGTGGGTTCTATCAGTGgtttgtaaaatgaaattttaacCTTTTCCCTTTTTACTTCTCATGTTTGAAACAGGGAGTGAAATGACAAAGCGCTGTCAGGGCTTCGACTTTATCACACTCCAGATGTTTAACTTTTAGGGTACTGCATTCAAATTTTATGTTGATTCATGAAATTGTATccatagacaaacacacacacacacacacacacacacacacacacacacacacacacacacacacacacacctacaccaCACACTTGGTGCAAGCCAACACAAAGACCCATGCTGGATTCATAAACAAAGCTGGTGCAAATTATTTTCTCAGTAGTCCCTCTATATTTTTCTATCCTTTTTAACAATATACATATGAGCCATTTTGACACACATTCATAATAATGCTGCTCTCATATAATCTTTACCATCCAAAATGAGCTTTTAGAAATATAAAAGCAGGAAAGTGAGTGCCTCTagtattaaaaaagtaaaataaaaccacattaTACATTTGTCAACACATTAACTGCTTTAGTTGACAAACCAATAGGCTCTAACTACTCTCAATACCTGGCTGTGCATGCTGTTTATATAAGTCACTGTCACAAAATGCTGAAGAAGAAGCTAATTGCTTCACTTCAGACTGATACAAGACAATGCTAGTAATTTaggcacatacagtacatctctgcagactttgactttgaatCTGCCGAGAACTACAATTAAATAGATCTAAACAAAAATGTCTAATTTTGGTCAATGTGTGATATCATATGTGATATCATGCcatgaatttcaaaataataggAAATGTAGAAGAAGAACAGTGTCTGTCCTTGATGCTTATTTTATGGAGTTGGCTAAAGTGCTATAGACTGATTTCCTCTATGAGTCCTTCCCACTGTGTTGAGGGTtggacaaaaaataataaatttacagtgtaaaaactaCCATTCCTTTTTTCAAACCTTCACTTATTCTTTGGCTTTCACTATTGTagttcagtttattattttaacctGTAATTCATGCTCTTTTTCttacacaaaacatattttttttgtctctacCTCTATGCACGCCATACCTTAGACCAAGAAGAGatgcacaaaataaatcatttatgaATTGTGGCCAGAATACAGAACATGATTAACACAGATTTTCAGTGTTCATGAGGTGAAAAGACTGAATCAAAAGTTGCATAAGTCTAAAATTTATCTTCAGGATTTTCCTGCAATAATCTGGAATGCTCatcatgtgttgtttttttttttgtatatttcactTATCTTCAAAATAGgtaaaacaggaacaaaaccTCAGAAAGCAAGGCAACTTGTGGAGCTTCAAATTCTTCCAAGTAACCGCACTAAGAGCAGAAGGTAATATCTAACGATTTTTAGAGTGAAAAAAAGTGTACATCAGTAATTATGATTTCAGTGGTCCATTATAGAAAGTTGAGCGTCATGCCTTCTTACTTGATGTGCTAGCCTCAAAATCCCAGGGACAAACTTCTGCTTTTTTAACCACGCTTACAGCCCCACCTTTAACATGTGGATTGCTCTGTTTCACTACAGGAGTACTTTTGTCTGTACCTGTTTTATCCGGTGTATCCTCAAAATCCCAGGGACAGACCTCAGCCTGCTTTCCTTTCGATGCGCCAACATTtgcactttttcttctttctaccAGTGGCACCTCCTGATGACTCTCTACATCCCATGCGCATACCTCAGGCTTTTTTTGTTGGCTCACATGTTTCTCTGAAGATTTACTCTTgctttttgttctgcttttctcatCATCACCATCTTTTGATTTCTCTTTCTCAACTGTTCTCATGGAAGGACTACTCTTCTTTTTTGAAGGGGATTCCTTGGTTTTGGATACTCGAGAAGGACTAGGTGTCCTCTCAGAATTTGGAGATACAGCAGTGTCTTCATAGTCCCAAGGACATACATCGGGCTTTGAAGTGGGTAGATGGATTGAGCCTCCTGCTTTGGATGGACCCAAAAGGgtatttctctctttcccatCCGCTAGAGAGGGAAGGAAGCCTTTCTGCTTTGTCATATCTGCTGAGTGAGCTAACCCTGTCTTTTGATCCTCTTCAAAGTCCCAATGAGAAATGCCTGCCCATTGTGATTTCGAGCTTTCTACTGCAGAATGAGGCTGATGGACTTTAAGGACTTGGTTAGCCTGACTTGATATTTGCTGCTTTGACCCTTCCACTTGACTAGCATTATTCTCACATCCATCCTCCCATGGGCATACCTCTGCTCGAACAGCAGTTGTCCTCTGGATCTCCTTTGAATTCCTGCCACCTGATGGTGACTGATCAGAAGctctctgcttctgctgctgagaTTTGCCTCCCTTGGTGCTTCCTCCATGAACCACTGTGGTTTCCTTTGGTGCTATAGATACATGCTTTTGCATCTTGTTTTCCGATGGAGTTGGGAAATCTTCCACTTCCCAGGGACACACTTCTGAGAGATCGTAGAGGTCCTTTCCCTTGACCAGATCAGAACAGATCGCAGGCTGGCTACCACTCACTGGTTGTTTCACAATTCGACTTTTGGCGACACTGTCTTTGTACTCCACTGACTGACTAATAATCATCTTAGGTTGGCATTCATTCTCTGGCTCTTCGGTGCCCCTTGTATCCTCTCTCTTTGTCTGACTCTTCTTATTGCTATCCTCTGCACTCTGGATTTTGCCTGTCAAGCCCAAAGTCTTTTCTTTGGCACTGGCAATCACACTAAGGGACTTCTGCAGCATAGTGGCTCTGGGATGAATTGGTTTCTTGTCTGCAGTTAGGTTGTGGGCACTGGCTGACTTGCAGACCAAAGGAACTGATTCCGTAGATTCACTAGGGACATTTATCGTCTCACTAGACTTCTTCTTGACCAGTTTCTTGCCCATAAGTGTATCCAGGAGGGAACCTTCAGCTGTGGTCACTTCTATCTTGTCTGTTGCAGAGCTAGTAGAGTCTTCACTCTGGTCACGGACATGGTCATAGCTACTGTGCGACTTTTTTAGGGAGAACACCTTGTTCTTCAGTGGCTCTTCCTTCACTGGTTTTCCTGGATGAGTTGGATCAAAGGGATTCTTCTTCAACATGCATATGCTGTTACGATTACTCCCATGTTCTGTAGTCTCCTTGTCTTCACGGCTGCACTGTCGGTGTACTGATTCAGGAATCTCAGTAATACGACGCATTAGTGAGCGACCCAGACCTTTCTTGGAGCTCCGCTTCTTTTGGAGATGAGGGTTATTTGCCagcatcttcttcctcttgtaAACCTCCAACTGAGAGTAAagtttcttcagctcctcctaAACATTCATGAATCAATCACGGGAAATACAAAAATAAGGTGATCAGTTTCCTTTTAAGAACAAATAACTGAACTTATAAGGTTTAAAAATACTGCACAGTGAACATGCAGTACAAACCCAGGACATGTGACTACAAACAGCTGTTAAAAGATGCACTATGGAATATCACAtgcatgttaaaataaaagcaaagacagGACAGTCTTGGACAGCATCAAATAAGAAAATGGAGAGTGTTTTAATGTTAGGTCTGAAACAGCCTCTAAGCTCTCTTCTTAAATTGATTgaatttctgtctttatggcCCTCCAATACAATGAATGCTCTCAAGCAAGAGTATGTCATCTTAATCTCACTCCCTCCTGTAAACAGGCTTGAGTGCCTGAATCTTTGGGTAGAGAGACTTCTTCAGCTctaacagacaaacagaaatctCTGCTCACATTAGTACATTTTTCCCAAACACTGTCGCAAGACCTTACGCCACAGCCATTAATAGAACTGAGATGGCCCATTTCGTCTGGTGTCTGCAATAAAGAACTGCCATGGCTCAGTATTTTTGGTGGATTAAGCTTATGCAGTCTAAAATGAAAGGTAAAAAGAAACACTGCTTACCCGAATATCTTCAGGGTCTAGACTGTGTTCACTCCATGCAGAGGTTATGCTGCTATTGAGGTACGACCCCGATCTACCCATGTCCAGCTCATCCTCATAGGCCTCAGAGGCTATGTCATCTCTCATATGGGTGCCAGCAAACAGGAACTGAAGAGATGGTATAAAAGTGACCAAGATATATGTAATTctattaataatatatatataaacatataaaca contains these protein-coding regions:
- the gpr158a gene encoding G protein-coupled receptor 158a yields the protein MAVFRLSLLLQVGIVIGSNHKYAEWSVHGKDNRPQETIYAAQTHRRQLAHIRAPRHPPGETAKLLQKPEEHLPSWVTAFLHTGDSNTLRHANCTRRYELAYLRGRSHATPHYSMSSVLDTVLHATNFLNMILQANRSREQTLRRDIEWYHALVRSILEGDAKIHRAVVTFSTDSSMASPSVVLQATRAGGEIVLQDLSSMAHHHLHNNTADTEWYFKVKDRKKTSFHKTVLSQDFRSVDNSLKRGESFIPDKTHVKWSAPYLECENGNFVPPWLLTLSAAFYGLKPNLSPEFRGVVRVDINLQDVDIDQCASEGWFAGTHQCNLTTMECLPIHGHGFVLDKYKCHCKKGFYHPNRVANNGFARMGRKGKVSDSSTGDEGPSSNCLPCQQGCAYCKDDTPCVAREDNTLRMAVVSFQCLCILIVFVSMILIYHFRRNKSIRASGLVLLEAILCGALLLYFPVGILYFQPSVFRCILLRWVRLLGFATVYGTVTLKLYRVLKVFLSRTAQRIPYMTSWRVLRLLGIILLIVCWFLVGWTSAVCQKDRTLTLIDVGYTPDGLQFSMCLLDRWDYMMAVAEFVFLLWSVYLCYAVRTVPSAFHEPRYMAIAVHNELVLSAIFYVIRFTLAPELHPDWMLILFFTHTHLTITVTLGLLLIPKFLFAGTHMRDDIASEAYEDELDMGRSGSYLNSSITSAWSEHSLDPEDIRTPDEMGHLSSINGCGVRSCDSVWEKCTNEELKKLYSQLEVYKRKKMLANNPHLQKKRSSKKGLGRSLMRRITEIPESVHRQCSREDKETTEHGSNRNSICMLKKNPFDPTHPGKPVKEEPLKNKVFSLKKSHSSYDHVRDQSEDSTSSATDKIEVTTAEGSLLDTLMGKKLVKKKSSETINVPSESTESVPLVCKSASAHNLTADKKPIHPRATMLQKSLSVIASAKEKTLGLTGKIQSAEDSNKKSQTKREDTRGTEEPENECQPKMIISQSVEYKDSVAKSRIVKQPVSGSQPAICSDLVKGKDLYDLSEVCPWEVEDFPTPSENKMQKHVSIAPKETTVVHGGSTKGGKSQQQKQRASDQSPSGGRNSKEIQRTTAVRAEVCPWEDGCENNASQVEGSKQQISSQANQVLKVHQPHSAVESSKSQWAGISHWDFEEDQKTGLAHSADMTKQKGFLPSLADGKERNTLLGPSKAGGSIHLPTSKPDVCPWDYEDTAVSPNSERTPSPSRVSKTKESPSKKKSSPSMRTVEKEKSKDGDDEKSRTKSKSKSSEKHVSQQKKPEVCAWDVESHQEVPLVERRKSANVGASKGKQAEVCPWDFEDTPDKTGTDKSTPVVKQSNPHVKGGAVSVVKKAEVCPWDFEASTSSKKA